One segment of Pseudodesulfovibrio sp. 5S69 DNA contains the following:
- a CDS encoding molybdate ABC transporter permease subunit codes for MDFVGILSQPETINPLRLTLKTLAVSGVLHLFGGVLIAYYLTSGKGVLRSAVDFLVTLPLVFPPIATGFILLMLLGRAGWLGRFAPMDIVFNFPGVVLASFVSGLPLMVKPVEAALKGDVRRLGEIAQVLGKSDWQTFWLVLLPNIRRNVTAGWFLALGRSLGEVGVTLMLGGNIIGKTNTLSLEIYNAVFSGEFDRAMVLAVIIGLFSLTIFAALKKLSAV; via the coding sequence ATGGACTTTGTCGGCATATTGTCCCAGCCGGAGACCATCAACCCTCTCCGACTCACTCTGAAGACGCTGGCCGTATCCGGTGTGCTGCACCTGTTCGGCGGCGTGCTCATCGCCTACTACCTGACCTCGGGCAAGGGGGTGCTGCGCTCGGCCGTGGACTTCCTCGTCACCCTGCCGCTGGTCTTTCCGCCCATCGCCACCGGGTTCATCCTGCTCATGCTCCTGGGCAGGGCCGGGTGGCTTGGGCGGTTTGCGCCCATGGACATCGTCTTCAACTTCCCCGGCGTGGTTCTGGCTTCCTTCGTGTCCGGGCTGCCGCTCATGGTCAAGCCGGTGGAGGCAGCGCTCAAGGGCGACGTCAGGCGGCTGGGAGAGATCGCCCAGGTCCTGGGCAAGAGCGACTGGCAGACCTTCTGGCTGGTGCTCCTGCCCAACATCCGGCGCAACGTGACCGCGGGCTGGTTCCTGGCCCTGGGCCGCTCCCTGGGCGAGGTCGGGGTGACGCTCATGCTCGGCGGCAACATCATCGGCAAGACGAACACCCTGTCACTCGAAATCTACAACGCGGTCTTCAGCGGCGAATTCGATCGGGCCATGGTCCTGGCGGTGATCATCGGCCTGTTCTCGCTGACCATCTTCGCCGCTCTGAAGAAACTGTCCGCCGTCTAG
- the modA gene encoding molybdate ABC transporter substrate-binding protein, translating into MRFMRICTLMLSLFLALPASAWADGNVVLAAGAGYKKMVNALNAAYGKKTGQTLDLIYGNMGRVTTLAKESGKVDIVLGDQQFLLKRAALPVTEKTELGRGKLVLAFAKGSQFSKAADLDNPEAGRIAMPDTSKAIYGKAAREYLTKTGRLPGIKPRLVEVATVPQVFSYLATNEVDMGFINLTHALNVKDKLGGYVVLDEKDYSPISIIAAILESAPNKDKAKAFLDFVKTDEAQAIVRANGL; encoded by the coding sequence ATGCGTTTCATGCGAATCTGCACCCTCATGCTCAGCCTGTTCCTCGCCCTGCCTGCGAGCGCCTGGGCGGACGGCAACGTCGTCCTGGCCGCCGGCGCCGGGTACAAAAAAATGGTCAACGCCCTCAACGCGGCCTATGGGAAGAAAACCGGCCAAACCCTGGATCTGATCTACGGCAACATGGGCCGCGTGACCACCTTGGCCAAAGAGAGCGGCAAGGTGGACATCGTCCTGGGCGACCAGCAATTCCTGCTCAAGCGCGCGGCCCTGCCCGTGACCGAGAAGACCGAACTCGGCCGGGGCAAGCTGGTCCTGGCCTTTGCCAAGGGGTCCCAATTCTCCAAGGCGGCCGACCTGGACAACCCCGAGGCCGGGCGCATCGCCATGCCGGACACGAGCAAGGCCATCTACGGCAAGGCGGCCCGCGAATACCTGACCAAGACCGGCAGGCTGCCGGGCATCAAGCCCCGCCTGGTGGAAGTGGCCACAGTGCCCCAGGTCTTCTCTTACCTGGCCACCAACGAGGTGGACATGGGCTTCATCAACTTGACCCACGCCCTGAACGTCAAGGACAAGCTGGGCGGCTACGTGGTTCTGGACGAAAAGGACTACTCGCCCATCAGCATCATCGCGGCGATACTCGAAAGCGCCCCGAACAAAGACAAGGCGAAGGCGTTCCTCGACTTCGTCAAGACGGACGAAGCCCAGGCCATCGTCAGGGCCAACGGCCTGTAG
- a CDS encoding APC family permease, with product MGLWGAVSIGVGGMVGGGIFAVLGLSVELAKGGTPVAFAVAGLVALITAASYARLSVRYAGPGGTVVFLDRVFGNSMHVGALNVLLWFSYVVMLALYAHAFGSYGAVFFPKNGGPLVLHGLISLAIAVPAVLNLASAKVVGKAETYVVVIKITILLFFLAVGVKGVEPARLATDTWVPMLPLVAGGMIIFVAYEGFELIANTGADIRKPDRNLPLAFYISVGFVVLLYVAIAIVVVGNLPLGDIVNARDYALAEAAKPFLGQTGFTLIAVAALLSTFSAINATLYGSSRLCYTIAKEGELPVQLERQMWGAPAEGLVVTTVLALILANVADLSAISTLGSAGFLSVFAVVNAANFRDEDSWGAGRVLSALGVLTCTVAFGTMVWQSVSDNPSTAWVLAVLFGGAGALEVFYRTIGTKGPRKRRRQAKVTRTL from the coding sequence ATGGGTCTGTGGGGAGCCGTCTCCATCGGGGTGGGCGGCATGGTCGGGGGCGGCATCTTCGCCGTGCTGGGCTTGAGCGTAGAGCTGGCCAAGGGCGGCACGCCCGTGGCCTTTGCCGTGGCCGGGCTGGTGGCCCTGATCACCGCCGCGTCCTATGCGCGGCTGTCCGTGCGCTATGCCGGGCCGGGCGGCACCGTGGTTTTCCTGGACCGGGTCTTCGGCAACTCCATGCACGTGGGCGCACTGAACGTGTTGCTATGGTTCTCCTACGTGGTCATGCTTGCCCTGTACGCCCATGCCTTCGGTTCGTACGGGGCGGTCTTCTTTCCCAAGAACGGCGGCCCGCTGGTGCTCCATGGGCTCATCTCCCTGGCCATCGCCGTGCCCGCCGTACTGAACCTGGCCAGCGCCAAGGTGGTGGGCAAGGCAGAGACCTATGTGGTGGTCATCAAGATCACCATCCTGCTCTTTTTTCTGGCCGTGGGCGTCAAGGGGGTGGAGCCCGCACGGCTGGCCACGGACACCTGGGTGCCCATGCTCCCGCTGGTGGCCGGGGGCATGATCATCTTCGTGGCCTACGAGGGGTTCGAGCTCATCGCCAACACCGGGGCGGACATCCGCAAGCCCGACCGCAACCTGCCGCTGGCCTTTTACATTTCCGTGGGGTTCGTGGTCCTGCTCTACGTGGCCATAGCCATCGTGGTGGTGGGCAACCTGCCGCTGGGCGACATCGTCAACGCCCGGGACTACGCCCTGGCCGAGGCGGCCAAGCCGTTCCTGGGTCAGACCGGGTTCACGCTCATCGCCGTGGCCGCGCTGCTGTCCACCTTCTCCGCCATCAACGCCACGCTCTACGGATCGTCGAGGCTGTGCTACACCATCGCCAAGGAAGGGGAACTACCCGTCCAGCTGGAGCGGCAGATGTGGGGCGCGCCCGCCGAGGGGCTGGTGGTTACCACCGTACTCGCCCTGATCCTGGCCAACGTGGCTGACCTTTCGGCCATCTCCACCCTGGGCAGTGCGGGCTTCCTGTCGGTGTTCGCCGTGGTCAATGCGGCCAACTTTCGGGACGAGGACAGTTGGGGCGCGGGCCGGGTCCTGTCCGCCTTGGGCGTGCTGACCTGCACCGTCGCCTTCGGCACCATGGTCTGGCAGAGCGTCAGCGACAATCCGTCCACGGCCTGGGTTCTGGCCGTGCTCTTCGGCGGGGCGGGCGCCCTGGAGGTGTTCTACCGGACCATAGGCACCAAGGGCCCGCGCAAGCGGCGCCGCCAAGCCAAGGTCACGCGAACGCTTTGA
- a CDS encoding Rossmann-like domain-containing protein has product MKTVFDTVCDRALDLWTEEGILDETITVTAAPLSVKEAIGTPDGDDFPIQKGKEKLMEANFRDARGQAFTDHYGNYSGTLREIASLSRDDNYHRAVFVSTMNAVCRSLGLTGNTVHCRDKGPAECAKGVFRYIEEYYGKGRVTIIGFQPALAQAVSAETDVRLVDLDPDNIGQTKRGVLVEGGEATADAIDWADMLLVTGTTLANASIDLFLAGKPVLFYGTTIAGAASLMGWNRYCPQSS; this is encoded by the coding sequence ATGAAAACCGTTTTTGATACCGTGTGCGACCGAGCCCTCGACCTCTGGACCGAGGAAGGCATTCTCGACGAAACCATCACCGTGACCGCCGCCCCCTTGAGCGTGAAGGAGGCCATCGGCACGCCCGACGGCGACGACTTCCCCATCCAGAAGGGCAAGGAGAAGCTCATGGAGGCCAACTTCCGCGACGCGCGGGGCCAGGCCTTCACCGATCACTACGGCAACTACTCCGGCACCTTGCGCGAAATCGCCTCGCTCTCCCGCGACGACAACTACCACCGGGCCGTGTTCGTCTCGACCATGAACGCCGTGTGCCGCTCTCTGGGGCTGACGGGCAACACGGTCCACTGCCGCGACAAGGGACCCGCCGAGTGCGCCAAGGGCGTGTTCCGCTATATCGAAGAATATTACGGCAAGGGCCGGGTGACCATCATCGGTTTTCAACCCGCCCTGGCCCAGGCCGTGAGCGCGGAGACCGACGTCCGCCTGGTGGACCTGGACCCGGACAACATAGGCCAGACCAAGCGGGGCGTGCTCGTGGAAGGCGGCGAGGCCACGGCCGACGCCATCGACTGGGCCGACATGCTGCTCGTCACCGGTACCACCCTGGCCAACGCGTCCATCGACCTCTTTCTCGCCGGCAAACCCGTGCTTTTCTATGGCACGACCATAGCCGGAGCGGCCAGCCTCATGGGTTGGAACCGCTACTGTCCGCAGAGCAGCTAG
- a CDS encoding DUF922 domain-containing Zn-dependent protease has translation MQQIHLLRLRRSISAALACALLLMAVPAKADVVRTVSTEYYMVDGTKPAAIIMNLKRSSPLNEGNKTYQANTRTDIRTTYNIEQRGDSCRITNVIVYLHLTYLYPKLRHSVDFETRKWWRTFYRDLEKHELIHGEISSKAAHKLSDTLENLKPGDCYNFKSTVKVKARRIMNQMKKDQVAYDALTQHGFKQQRNMGRYP, from the coding sequence ATGCAGCAAATTCATCTCCTCCGCCTCCGGCGGTCCATTTCTGCCGCATTGGCATGCGCCCTGCTCCTCATGGCCGTCCCGGCCAAGGCCGACGTGGTGCGCACCGTGTCCACCGAATACTACATGGTGGACGGGACCAAGCCGGCCGCCATCATCATGAACCTCAAGCGCAGCTCTCCCCTGAACGAAGGGAACAAGACGTACCAGGCCAACACGCGCACGGACATCCGGACCACCTACAATATCGAGCAGCGCGGCGACTCCTGTCGGATCACCAACGTCATCGTCTACCTGCACCTGACCTACCTGTACCCGAAGCTCAGGCACAGCGTTGATTTCGAGACCCGCAAGTGGTGGCGAACGTTCTACCGTGATCTTGAAAAACACGAGCTCATCCACGGCGAGATATCCAGCAAGGCGGCCCACAAGCTGAGCGACACCCTGGAAAATCTCAAACCCGGCGACTGCTATAATTTCAAGAGCACCGTAAAGGTCAAGGCCCGCAGGATCATGAACCAGATGAAAAAGGACCAGGTGGCCTACGACGCACTCACCCAACACGGATTCAAGCAACAGAGAAATATGGGGCGCTATCCGTAG
- a CDS encoding YcaO-like family protein, with product MRYKLQMMDTDFGVGMFAALPDVNLSHNEMMDHLREHPFDDYMHEFVLQGFKEFRPRKLEKMIKDAMLDQGKSDPAGTAIMYEACICHQRLNRLLPLFDGLDPKDLLAFTPAIHIRSRLLEDQPLHHAWTRVFGRNIFTLAPLPAPADAPEPLFGNEEPAAPEPVSAAEVRAGLDGELPPPLPRRPLKETIETALPALGKADAFMGPPMEHRASLSPNARLRHWSVKTRTVNGNLSNSLNGLQTCYGRGLTKERADASYAMEMVERFSSYASFGPKGVLGYARDYPLTLAAYGELDVPAVNPADIRLEVPYAGQRLHWLEGHNPDGEPVLVPAQFVFLFCNLDEPSLFSALGSTGLASGNTLFEAKAAALTEVIERDSDATQLFDPARCFRVESSDPEIGPLLEKYREDGIDVWFMDMTTELGVPCYKSVVLGRHGDVNKGGGCSLSGKSALVSAMTETAYPYPGPKSGPAPEGLPVRRLEDLPDLSTGSAEGDVMVLERTLAANGYRPAYVDLTRRDLNIPVVRALVPGLELISDFDQYSRVSPRLYRNYLKAFA from the coding sequence ATGCGCTACAAATTGCAGATGATGGATACGGATTTCGGGGTGGGCATGTTCGCCGCACTGCCGGACGTGAACCTGAGCCACAACGAGATGATGGATCACCTCCGCGAACACCCCTTCGACGACTACATGCATGAGTTCGTGCTCCAGGGATTCAAGGAGTTCCGCCCGCGCAAGCTGGAGAAGATGATCAAGGACGCCATGCTCGACCAGGGCAAGTCCGACCCGGCAGGCACCGCGATCATGTATGAGGCGTGCATCTGCCACCAGCGGCTGAACCGGCTCCTGCCCCTGTTCGACGGCCTGGACCCCAAAGACCTCCTGGCCTTCACTCCGGCCATCCACATCCGCTCCCGCCTGCTCGAAGACCAGCCCCTGCACCACGCATGGACCCGCGTCTTCGGCCGGAACATCTTCACCCTGGCCCCACTGCCCGCGCCTGCGGATGCGCCCGAACCGCTCTTCGGCAACGAGGAGCCGGCCGCGCCCGAACCGGTGAGCGCCGCCGAGGTGCGCGCCGGACTGGACGGCGAGCTGCCCCCGCCCCTGCCGCGCAGGCCCCTCAAGGAGACCATCGAGACCGCCCTGCCCGCCCTGGGCAAGGCCGACGCCTTCATGGGCCCGCCCATGGAGCACAGGGCCTCCCTGTCGCCCAACGCCCGGCTGCGCCACTGGTCGGTGAAGACGCGCACGGTCAACGGCAACCTGTCCAACTCCCTGAACGGGTTGCAGACCTGCTACGGCCGCGGGCTGACCAAGGAGCGCGCCGACGCCTCCTACGCCATGGAGATGGTCGAACGCTTTTCCTCCTACGCCAGCTTCGGCCCCAAGGGCGTGCTCGGCTACGCCCGCGACTACCCGCTGACCCTGGCGGCTTACGGCGAACTGGACGTCCCGGCGGTGAACCCGGCGGACATCCGCCTGGAAGTGCCCTACGCGGGCCAGCGGCTCCACTGGCTGGAGGGCCACAATCCGGACGGCGAGCCCGTCCTGGTCCCGGCCCAGTTCGTGTTCCTGTTCTGCAACCTGGACGAGCCGTCCCTGTTCAGCGCACTCGGCTCCACCGGCCTGGCCTCGGGCAACACCCTGTTCGAGGCCAAGGCGGCCGCCCTGACCGAGGTCATCGAGCGGGACTCGGACGCGACGCAGCTCTTCGACCCCGCACGGTGCTTCCGCGTGGAAAGTTCCGATCCCGAGATCGGCCCGCTGCTCGAAAAATACCGCGAGGACGGCATCGACGTCTGGTTCATGGACATGACCACCGAGCTGGGCGTGCCCTGCTACAAGTCCGTGGTGCTGGGCAGGCACGGCGACGTGAACAAGGGCGGCGGCTGCTCCCTGAGCGGCAAATCCGCCCTGGTCTCGGCCATGACCGAGACGGCCTACCCCTATCCCGGCCCCAAGAGCGGCCCGGCCCCGGAAGGGTTGCCCGTGCGCAGGCTCGAAGACCTGCCCGACCTGTCCACGGGTAGCGCAGAGGGAGACGTGATGGTGCTGGAAAGGACGCTCGCGGCCAACGGCTACCGGCCCGCCTACGTGGACCTGACCCGACGGGACCTGAACATCCCGGTGGTCCGGGCCCTGGTCCCCGGCCTGGAGCTGATCTCCGACTTCGACCAGTATTCGCGGGTCAGCCCGAGGCTGTACCGGAACTACCTCAAAGCGTTCGCGTGA
- a CDS encoding arylesterase, with amino-acid sequence MSETLRIACFGDSLTEGYGLARQEALPAILQRELYERGVNAHCLNFGVSGDTSEDGLDRLDDVLEAEPDGVLLAFGANDCFLDDPVDEVAARLSALIEAFRDRNIPVLLAGVNAGLNPNPSYRTRFEAIFPALAERYGIPLFPDLLAPYQGDPSLTLLDELHPNEAGVEAMGRALLPLVEELARGLTP; translated from the coding sequence ATGTCTGAAACCCTGCGTATCGCCTGCTTCGGCGACAGTCTGACCGAAGGGTACGGCCTGGCCCGGCAGGAGGCCCTGCCCGCCATCCTGCAGCGTGAGCTGTACGAGCGGGGCGTGAACGCCCACTGCCTCAATTTCGGCGTGTCCGGCGACACCTCCGAGGACGGCCTGGACCGGCTGGACGATGTCCTTGAGGCGGAACCCGACGGCGTACTCCTGGCCTTCGGGGCCAACGACTGTTTCCTGGACGACCCGGTGGACGAGGTGGCCGCACGGCTGTCCGCCCTGATCGAGGCCTTCCGCGACCGGAATATCCCGGTCCTGCTGGCGGGCGTCAACGCCGGGCTCAACCCGAACCCGTCCTACCGTACGCGCTTCGAGGCGATCTTCCCGGCTTTGGCCGAACGGTATGGGATTCCCCTGTTCCCGGACCTCCTCGCCCCGTACCAGGGCGACCCTTCCCTGACCCTGCTGGACGAGCTACATCCCAATGAGGCCGGGGTGGAGGCCATGGGCCGCGCCCTGCTCCCCCTGGTCGAGGAACTGGCGCGCGGGCTTACGCCCTAG
- the rdgC gene encoding recombination-associated protein RdgC — protein sequence MSILSASLGLTRYRIIEEVPTELLQQVPEKLKQFCMVDIDGTADERSFGWTNIDDMLDMNWTASPPEKADYFAFSLRLDTRRIPPAVLKKHNTIATNKELEHNKEQGKNFVSRDRKREIKEQVTLRLRARTLPIPAVFDVIWNASANRIYLDTTNAKVRALFEDHFTLTFDLHLEPLTPFFMAMDILGEEAAPRLENLDPTIFV from the coding sequence TTGAGCATACTCTCCGCCAGCCTCGGGCTGACACGATACCGCATCATCGAAGAGGTCCCCACGGAACTGCTTCAACAGGTGCCTGAAAAACTGAAGCAATTCTGCATGGTGGACATCGACGGCACGGCCGACGAGCGCTCCTTCGGCTGGACCAACATCGACGACATGCTGGACATGAACTGGACCGCGTCCCCGCCTGAAAAGGCCGACTACTTCGCCTTTTCCCTGCGCCTGGACACCCGGCGCATCCCGCCCGCGGTGCTCAAGAAGCACAACACCATAGCGACCAACAAGGAACTCGAGCACAACAAGGAGCAGGGCAAGAATTTCGTGTCCCGCGACCGCAAGCGCGAGATCAAGGAACAGGTCACGCTCCGGCTGCGCGCCCGGACCCTGCCCATCCCCGCGGTCTTCGACGTGATCTGGAATGCTTCGGCCAACCGCATTTACCTGGACACCACCAACGCCAAGGTCCGCGCCCTGTTCGAAGACCACTTCACCCTGACTTTCGACCTCCACCTGGAACCGCTGACCCCGTTCTTCATGGCCATGGACATCCTCGGCGAAGAGGCCGCGCCCAGGCTGGAAAACCTCGACCCGACCATCTTCGTCTAG
- a CDS encoding TVP38/TMEM64 family protein: MEQHGKKTSLPWPMIIKFAVVLGLLGLVSLAMEHWGERYMSRVTDFVADQGSLAPVVFIAVNALMTMLLVPQVLFTVAAGALFGWKLGAAYASAGMTIGAVMAFLLARYGVRERLRTRFAHHPVYRRMLSLSRVHPLHLISLSRIIPVLPFPVTSYLLGITEVRSLPYALLTWASMLPETVFLASGGHLLSSGVRGRVPVGAVIALAVAGVAVAIVVHRIKKKFLEGEGNGGTDAEGAGKPPRA, translated from the coding sequence ATGGAACAACACGGGAAAAAAACGTCCCTGCCCTGGCCGATGATCATCAAGTTCGCGGTGGTCTTGGGGCTGCTCGGTCTGGTCTCCCTGGCCATGGAGCACTGGGGGGAACGGTACATGTCCCGCGTCACCGACTTCGTGGCCGACCAGGGCAGCCTCGCCCCGGTGGTCTTCATCGCGGTCAACGCGCTGATGACCATGCTCCTGGTGCCCCAGGTGCTCTTCACTGTGGCGGCCGGAGCCCTCTTCGGCTGGAAACTCGGGGCGGCCTATGCCTCGGCGGGCATGACCATCGGCGCGGTGATGGCCTTCCTCCTGGCCCGCTACGGCGTACGCGAACGGCTGCGCACCCGGTTCGCCCACCATCCCGTATACCGGCGCATGCTCTCCCTGAGCCGCGTCCACCCCCTGCATCTCATCTCCCTGAGCCGGATCATCCCGGTCCTGCCCTTTCCGGTGACGAGTTACCTGCTCGGCATCACCGAGGTTCGCTCCCTGCCGTATGCGCTGCTTACCTGGGCCTCCATGCTGCCCGAGACCGTCTTCCTGGCCTCGGGCGGGCACCTGCTTTCCTCGGGCGTGCGCGGCCGTGTCCCGGTGGGCGCGGTCATCGCCCTGGCCGTGGCCGGTGTGGCCGTGGCCATAGTGGTCCACCGGATAAAGAAGAAGTTTCTCGAAGGCGAGGGCAATGGAGGGACGGACGCAGAAGGGGCGGGAAAGCCGCCTAGGGCGTAA
- a CDS encoding TOBE domain-containing protein, with translation MQEIKRSGKVCPREFFSVSDQVSYLEPSQMCAFEEAFRSWKDAARRMDSVRARTRLWLLFLLVRHTGARLGEILSLDDTEAFDANGPFVRLGREDRIREVPLPEEFYTELAAFQESPMGYGLRGELFRVDPGYFRRICYERGNECGLAKDLVCPKSLRNTRAVEMLRSGVPITIVKEVLGQSSLDLTANFQQFSPGDVQSIVRTAHEAMRKRTSARNSFLGHVVHVDTDPVMAQVVLETRSNIKISSVITMDSLRNLKIQVGSPVVATVKAPLVNVLRRAECVSGSARNRLEAEILRVTETPVLAEVLGRLPDGTDVCSLISAQSAQDLALKPGDEVEFWFKAMSVVLNTVQL, from the coding sequence ATGCAAGAGATAAAGCGTTCGGGCAAGGTGTGCCCCCGCGAGTTTTTCAGTGTCTCGGACCAGGTGAGCTATCTGGAGCCGTCGCAGATGTGCGCGTTCGAAGAAGCCTTCCGTTCGTGGAAGGATGCGGCCAGGCGCATGGACAGCGTCCGGGCCCGGACCCGGCTATGGCTGCTCTTCCTGCTCGTCCGCCACACCGGGGCTCGGTTGGGCGAGATCCTCTCCCTGGATGACACCGAGGCCTTTGACGCGAACGGGCCGTTCGTGCGCCTGGGACGCGAGGACCGCATCCGCGAGGTCCCGTTGCCCGAGGAATTCTACACCGAACTGGCCGCCTTCCAGGAGAGTCCCATGGGCTACGGCCTGCGCGGGGAACTTTTCCGCGTGGATCCCGGCTATTTCCGGCGCATCTGCTATGAGCGGGGCAATGAATGCGGCCTGGCCAAGGACCTGGTCTGCCCCAAGTCCCTGCGCAACACCAGGGCCGTGGAGATGCTCCGCAGCGGTGTGCCCATTACCATCGTTAAAGAGGTCCTGGGCCAGTCCTCGCTGGACCTGACCGCCAACTTCCAGCAGTTTTCACCGGGCGACGTGCAGTCCATCGTGCGCACCGCCCACGAGGCCATGCGCAAGCGCACCTCGGCGCGAAACTCCTTCCTGGGCCACGTGGTCCACGTGGACACGGACCCGGTCATGGCCCAGGTGGTCCTGGAGACGCGCTCGAACATCAAGATCAGTTCGGTCATCACCATGGACTCCCTGCGCAACCTCAAAATTCAGGTGGGCAGCCCGGTGGTCGCCACGGTCAAGGCCCCGCTGGTCAACGTCCTGCGCCGGGCCGAATGCGTCTCCGGCAGCGCCCGCAACCGCCTTGAGGCCGAAATCCTCCGGGTCACCGAAACCCCGGTCCTGGCCGAAGTCCTGGGCCGCCTCCCGGACGGCACCGACGTCTGTTCCCTCATCTCCGCCCAAAGTGCCCAGGATCTGGCCCTCAAGCCCGGCGACGAAGTGGAATTCTGGTTCAAGGCCATGTCTGTGGTGTTGAACACCGTGCAGTTGTAG